The Lycium barbarum isolate Lr01 chromosome 4, ASM1917538v2, whole genome shotgun sequence nucleotide sequence CTCATTATTTCCATAGGCAATTGCTCCAGTTGAATTTTGATTATATGATGAAAAATCTAGCTCGATCGCGCCAAACGATTGATCTCCAGCTCTTACTCCATAGTTTTGAACTTGATGATGATGATCATGTTGAAGGCAATTTTTGTTGGTATCATTTTTCTCATGACGGTGATTTATGATGGAAGATATGCACTCAGAGTCTATTCTTACAAGATTTGGCTTTTGATCTTGATCAATGTGTACTGACTGAGGATGATTATGATTAATACCATTCATGTCATCAAGGGCTTTTGATCCATCTGGAGATCCAAGattattctcttcttctttgGTTTCTTCTAAGTACATTTCTTCCACCATTGGCTTCCATAGCCTTACCCTTGCATTGATGAACCAATTTGACACCTgcccaaaagaaaaagaaaatacattGATTCTTACACGCAAGATACCTGGTAAAAGACAAAGATTTCAAGTTATATGTATTGATAGTGTAAACAATCAGATCAGTTATAAGGTCAAAGAGCATAAGTTTTATACATTAACGGTATTAAAAAAATTTATACCCTTAGAGCACTTAAAAGACAATTGCAGATAATTCTCTACACAAACAATAATTGGTAAccttaaaaaaaatggaaagccATCTTTCATAATAGGTCAAAATATACCGATAGTGTAAAAAATCTTTATACTGTCAGTGCATATAATTTAAGCTCGATAATACGTCTCTATGATAAGCAAAAATGTGTAACCTGGTACAAATGGTAACTGACCGATAGTGtgcctttttatatatatatatagtgtatatattATATGACATAATTCAAAGACAAAAAGGCTATACTAAACAAAATGTTAATtacattatttaattaatttcaaACTGTGAAATGGATATTCTAAGAAGATATGCCTCATTAACATAAAACTATTCATATATGGAGAGTAAAATGATGTTATAGTGGAGAAAGGGACATGCCTGGCTTCTTGAAAGACCAGTTTGGCGGGCTAAAATGTGTTTATCAACATCACTTGGGTACCTGCAAAGTTTCCATAAAGAAGAAAGTAAATATAGTTTGTACTTGTACCATAGTTTAAAAATATTTTGTACTTCCATGTGATATAACAAAATGAAATCAACAAAAATTCTATAGGCATAGTTCTGAGGTAGTATAGTATAGTTAAAACTTGAAACCtacaaatgaaaaaagaaaaaggagttaCTGTAGCAACAGATAGTGAGTAACTCCAAGATATTTAGCTATTTTTGTGAACAATGATTGATGGCCCATGGACATATCCTTGGTACTAGAACTACAAGTGGGGTTCTAatgtttctttttgtttttgtacaaaactttgATTCTCTCCTAGTAAATATTCATAGTTTTGTATTACACATATATGTATAGCCTCACCCAATAGCTAGTAgatgtataatatacataatttATACACAAATTACAGTAAGTTGAGTTCATCAAATTTAAATCTGGGATCCGACTTACGGGTGAAGAAAGTGTTCAAAGAGCCAAGCACGCAGGACGGAAACTGATCTTTCTGGGAGACCGCGTTGTGGTCTCCATGGATGAGCTTCCATCATATTCATCTGTTGAAAAGCTTTTTGTTGCCTTAGAGTTTGATCAAGAAGCCTGAGTCTTGGTGTTTCCCCTCTAGTTGAACCAGGAACAAGACTAGTACTACTGTCTTTTTCTCCCATGGCCTTTTTTGTGGCCCTAATTTGTCCCACAATTCCATCTCTTAGGCATCTGAAATGCCTTGACATTGCCCTTGCTGCTAAGGATGAGTAAACTGTTGCTGCTCCATTTCCAGCCACTGCTTCAAATGATGATACAACTGCTTTCATTTGATCACAATAGTGCTTGTACCTTCTATCCACCTacacataaataaataaacagaCAAGTCCATGTAAAATGAGTGGAAAAAATTAACCaagaaaagcaaaaaaaattgtATCTTTATTAATCTTTACTTCATAGAGGGTGAACAAGAATAGAGGGTGTtctaaaaaattaatgaaatagTGAAATTATCACCATGTGGGCATTGATGGAAAAGGGCCTTCAGTCTCTAAATTAGTTGAAGATTTGAACTTTTAACTATTTCATGTCAAATACAAGTGAAAACTTCAAAAAGATTCAAAGAAACATTAAAAAGAACGTAAGAATATACCTCTTCAAGCATTTGAAgcaattttgtttttcttttctgaaGTTCTAAGAGGTCAAGGGACTGTAAAGGTTGCTTTTTTGAAGTACTAGCACTCTCATGATCTTGCCATTGGTGGGGCTTTTGTTGTTGCTTTTGTACTTTTGATGAATCATTTTGCTTTATTCCGAGACTACAGAATTCACCGAGCAGCTCCTGAGCCGGACCTAAGTATTTCGAGTCCCTAATCTGATGATTAAAGTACCCTTGATGTTGGAAATTTGCAGATTTTCCCAAAAAACCATCATGTATTAGTCCTcctatttcttgttgatttctcaGTTCAAAAGACTGTAAACCAATACTAGAAGGATTTGATGAACAGAGAGATAGTGAAAGTCCTTGACTTGGCCTTTCATTTCCTTCACAAGGAAATACACATCTTAAAGATGGATCATCAACAAGTAATGTTCTATTATTCTCATGCCAAGTTTCTTGATGATGATCATCAGTTGGTGTCACCAACATATTTTCACTACTTGTAGTAAAATCAGCTGGCCCCTTAGTGAAATTACCATGTTGGTAAAATTGTTCAGTAATATTCTTGGAAGATGAAGGACCAGCACCACTATTACCATCACCAATCTTGTTGAGAAAATTACCTTTCCATAACACATGAGGATTATTGTTTGGTGGAAACCCTATCATTTCCATACCAGAAGTCAAGTTATACATCTCTGGATTTTGTTCAAAATTTTGCAACTGATGATGATGATTCACCATATTTGGATTTGTATTACTATCTGAATACCAATAACCAGTACTAGTTACCATTGATCTTGGTTTAATCTCTTCACTTTCTTGATGACCAGCCATAAAGATCTGAGCTTTATCACTCTTTAAGTACTTTCATACTCCTGCAACAAACAAAAAATCCATCAAGATCTGCATATCTTTTATTAAAACAACCCAAAAATGGTAAGAAATGACATAGGTAGAGTGAAGAACATCAAAAGGCAAAGATCAAGTGAACCTAAAATAAAGGGTTTTTATATACGTAGTTACCACCAAACTTACCTCTTTTGAACAAAAAGATTGAATTTTTATTCACACAAGTGCTTGTACCAACTTTTCTTTGCATATACATGACTAGTTAAAACTTAAAACTtcaaaacaagaaagaaaaaaggtaaaaagaagatcaagaaatggACCTTTTTCTCCCTGTTAGTTTTCTCTAACACTTTCTTTCAAAAAAACCAAGTGTACTATGAACACATCCTTAGAAAACACAGGATGATTAGATGATTTATAGGTGTACTGTTGAAGAAGAAAACATTATGGAACTTCCAGAGGttaaggagagagagagagaggcctAAGGGGGTGTGTGATGATGACTTCTAAGCCATGGTTTTCATTGATATATGCTTTTTTGCTCTCTTACTTTCTCTCTCAAGCAAAAAACAAGGATGTATCAATACTTACAAAATAGACTTCCTGGAAAGAAAATTAAATCAAAGACACCCCCTCTTCAATAATTAATCCTTAAACCAATTAAAAGACGACGTAAAACGAATTCAATCAACCTCCTTTAAAATATGATTTAATAAGTTAAACCAATTATTGTTCTCTATTTTAATTATatgacactattttttttttagtttgttccAAAAAGAACAATAGCTTTCTACATTTAGAAACAAGTTAGCTTTAAATTTTTCATTTTACTTTTAATAACATATTTTCTCCGTCCTAAATATGTGTCGGTTTTTCCTTATCGAGAGGCAATGTGACTGATCTTCGAAGCTAAATTAGATTAGaataattcaatattttaaaagtaaaatttagatattcaaaaactatacaTAAAATAGTATAAGTTGCAATATTTCTCATGTTGACTTAAAAGTATATTTAAAAATATTGATCAAAGTTTACATAATTTAAATTTAAGAAGTGAAAAGCGACAAATAatttgggacagagagagtattaATATAGACACATATATCATGTCATGTTAAGAGCTTAATTTTAACAGTCTATTCTTTCTTTTGTAACCTTTAATATTTAGTCAGACAGGTATCCATAAAATTAAACGTAAGTAGTGCTGGATAAAATTCAAGATAACTATTGCTTTGTGAAGTAGACATCTAAACTGGAACTACGAGTTAGAAAAAAGATCATATATATTTCCCTGGTACACATATACATCCTACAAGCTGCCAAGATcacattttttttgttcttgattacTATACCATATATTATATACTTATAATCTTGAAACCCTAAAAACTCATTATGCCATTATTGGTTAATTGTCATGAGCCCATATCATTATCAGCACAGGAGGGAAGTCCCAAAAAGAAAAGATACAAATCCCCAGAACTGAAGTTAAGCTATAGTCTGTAATCAGGCTTTTTCAGATGGTGTTTTTTTTCACTAGTCTGTTTCCTTCATTTGTGGGGCTAACAGTCTGATCAAAACTTCCAAAACTAGaccttttagaacaagatttttgagggggGTGGGGTAGGGGGTGAGGCATGTAAAGACAGAAAAGAGTAAGAAGAGTCAGCTTACTACTGGTTGGAATTAGATGCCATTAACATTGTGGCAGTGCAAAATATTCCCAAAACTATGGCCCTATTGTCATCAGATGAGGTGGTCCAATTTTTCCAACTAATTCTAATTAAACACACCCCACCCCCCTTGTATTAAAGCCACCCACCAATCTTTTCTATCTCCAATTTTTGGGACCatcatcttttttctttttcttttttccttcctATTTTTCTCAATTTCTCATTGATTTTATGAAAAGATAATAGAGTGAACAAATTGGTAACTCTTAAGTAGAAAAGTAGCTTAACATTGGTATTGTTGATTATGTACCGCTTATTTGAGATAGCCCAGTTCGAACCATCACTTTTATTGTAAACAAAAGGAGCCGTTCGATAAAGGAAGTCTgactttggaaaaaaaaatataggtATACACTTGCTAATATATCTAATTGGTGCAGTTCGTATATAGGGGCAGATTCAGAATTTAAGTTCTTTatgaatttaatttttataacagTTTACTTATCACTTTTTAAATGAATGCATATTACCACTTTTTTCTTATAGTTTATAAATGAATGCTTATTACTAAAATTACCTGCAATTACTTTCTAAATAAGATACCAAATTAAATTCTATAAGTATTTCTTAAATATAGTGCATGCTTAGAATTTATACTCAAAACTTGAGGTGCTACTTATCATAAGCTGCAGCTTCCTGCGAGATAGAGCTACTTGTAAGTTGTAACATCAATATTCAACAAACGAATAAAAGAAAAACTTGCAAGATATTTTCAGAAACATGTAAAAAAGATACTTAGTTTTTGGATAAACTATTCTCTTCcaacatgtctcatttccaatgTGTGGATACCAGAAATATTTCTATAAGACAAAGAACTCAAAGAAATAAATTAAAAGGTCAACATGGGATTAATAGAGGGGAGTCTTGGATCATAGTAAAGTTGTCTTCGTGCGACCCCATACGTTACTAGAGGCAGACCCCTATTTCAAAGTTTACGGATTCCTACAATAATTTCAAATTAACATAAAATAAGAAATAGTTCGCAATCaactatttataaatatttcgTGAGTTTCTTCGTACAAATACATGGTACGAACAAAAGTGACTAGGCGTGAACCCACACCTTAAGGGTAGATTCGCTCTTGTATATGTCACGGGTTCGTTTCGTGGAATCACCCACTAATGTTTCTTCAGGATATATAGACGACCTATATTACACTCTTTGAGGTACGATTCTTTTTCGCACTATATAGATACTTAGTTAGTGCATCGAACTAAATTTCGAAAGGAAGTAAATTTTTTATTGGTTATTCATGGAGGAATTTTGTTCATGCAGTTGGGGCCAAAATTCAAAAAGACAAAAGTAACACTTGTTGGAAAAAATCACATGATGGATTTGGTTATATTTGGCTTGGTATAGTAGCTAGAATCACACCATTGTGGAGGATGTGCCCACGCTTAAATCACGTGCATGGACCTCACTCCTTTTTTATTCCTAACTTTAATATTTGTCTGTTAAAGGGAATGTGGTCCTGTCACTAACTTTTCTTCGCCGCTTgccattttcttctatttcttaaACCCCAACCCCCCAACCCCCCACTGGCACTACCCGATAGATGACGATGCATTTATTATTTTCGactcaaattttatatttaagttaaaaaaaatgaaataattgtATCAAGTTTTGATGTATTATTAgaatttttaaataattatttgtgTTTACAATCTGGTCcattatatcaacaacaacaagataCCCAGTGTAATTCCATAAGTGAAGTCTGAAATTGGGAGAGTAGAATATACACAGATCTTACCTCTACTTTTGTTGGGTAGataggttgtttccgatagaccaaAGGATTATTATTTCAATCAAATTAAAGTATAAAAATTGATTTGATGAGTAGCTAAAGTGCAATAAAGACATCCGCTCACAAAACTTTGATATATTTTTTCAAGTGGAATTCATGTTCAAACAGAAATAATTTTTTAACTCTCAGTTCACGTTCAAGTATGTCCTTTCTGTTTCAAACTTCAACCAAATATTGTCCAAACGTCTTAAAATTCTAAATGCATTCCGACCAGTGGCGGATCAAAACTCACATGCATCATTTAAATTCTAGATATTGTGTAGATGTGGAACTACAATATTAAGTGGAGTTTGGATGAACCCAGTAATTTATGATTAGATTCTATAATTATAATTAGGAAATtcattatatataaatatttaattataaatccaATATAACTAAATTAAGCTATAAATTTAGTGATAATAAATTTAGAACTTATAAATTTTAAATGCGGATTTCATCTTTCTCGGCGACTCTACCGCTCTTATCAGGCATTTTAATTTTTGTACCATGGGTGCATATTCCATAAGGGGTTACAAGAATGATGGCACAAAGTGACATCATTCAATATACATGCAATTTTGATAGATGGGAAGTATATAATTTATGAGTATATAATCTGGTTGGTACTAGTTTTTAGGTCAAGGAACAACATGCACTGGCGCGCATGTTAACAACTTTTAATATTGTTGTGGGCGTGGCATTTGTGTTGTGTACTATATCAAATCCCTTTTCCTTACGCAATTCTCTTGTTGTGATTTTATGTGTTAGGCCCTCCTCTCTCCTTTTTGTAGGTCCATATTAATATGCAACGTTTGTTAGCTATAGTACATGCTCTTTTTTCCAACATGTGAATTACTTTTATCAAATTTTtcaacatctatatatatatatatatatatatatatttgatgtcAAGATCTTCATACTGCAAGGATAATATAATATATGGTCATCAGGTTTAATTGTTCTGTGGATCTGGATGAATCTATAGCTCTCTATTTATAAATATGTGGCATTATTGTTATTTGAATGGAGAAATCAAATTTTTTTAAGGGTATTCAAGATTTAATTTAATACTATAAAAAGTAATACTTGATCCTATACTGACCAGTGACCACCTTTGAGCCAGTGTTCATTCACCTATGTTTCTAGATTACATTCCTCTCATATTTTAATGACATTATTTCTAGTTATATAATTTGTCTTAATATTCAGGCAGAAATTCATCTAAGCCTTTCATTAGCACAACGGGTTCACTTAGAGAAAAATGGATTACACAATATTTTGTGGGACAAGTTCTAtaacttcaaatcttcatataACATATTTCATATACATCCGAAGTAGAACGTTGAATACCTAGGTGTAGCCTTCTGAGCATACAAGTTTAACTTCTATATATTGACAATTAAATTCTTATACAATTAGATTGCTCAAAAAATAACTACTGATAATCGCTTTTCACATTATCAGATCACTTAAAAAATTAGTATAAGTAATCGCTAATAAAAAATGAGATTAATAACTTAAATAAAATAGTCTGCAGCATATAAATATCGATTAAACTAAGCTGTAAGGTTAAGaaaatttatatcatcattgtaTTTAAATTCAATTCAAGGGATATCGACGTCAAAAACTAAAAGCATCACCCAAAAAAGTCGGGCATGAATTGAGAAACCGAGTATTCTCAACTAGCAACAGCACACATGATTCAGTTATATTTTTGGAAATTTTGTTGCAGCAGGAGTTATTTGTACGCTGTATATACATGGTAGTACCCTGCTGTTCACAGTACTATAGCCCTAGCTAGCTTTTCTAGCTTTATCTTTTTTAGCTTAGAGTGGTCCATGGCACTTAGTAATTGGTATGGACCATCCTACTTGCTCTATGATTAAAAGAACAGCCACTGAAATAGTAAAATTTTGGTCTTGGTAAAAGATTTACCTTTGGTTGACTCTATGTGATAATAAATAGTAGTATTTTTAACTAGTACTGCATGCAGTAATGATTAATGTGGATTCTGACTTCTGAGTTCTGACCCTATATATTGATTCAAACTCGAGTTTTAGGTCTACATCTAATTAATTCTCATGGTTTTAATTTTTTGGGAGACCTTATGATTCATTAATTAATACATTTAAAGATTGTTGTTAGTACCTTGTAaatttatgttatgaaatggaattAATGGTATAGAGTTTATAAAGTATAAACTACAATCTAATGAATTTTCATTTAAATAGTTAGTGTTGCGACTAGAAATTTGCTAGTTCTAGACACACATTTTCTTAAAGTACTTGTTGGTTATTTGTTTTGAGAAGTTACTCTATTTAATAGTCGTTTTTAAAAAATTAGTAAAATAATCGCCATATTGAATTTGATATTATATTATAACGCATTTGGTTGTCATTAATTTCATTTTCGGTATAAATAATGCTTGTATAACTTTGCGGTGTTATTTTATACTAGATCTATGTGAGATAATTAAAATCTGTATAGCGCTGATAAACTATCATATTGAAATTTAATTTAAATGTTAATGTTCTCTGTATTCTTTCAATTTTACCGGATGTTCCTTAGGGGCTATGATACAAACAATAACATAATTTCTTCCTTTAATTTCTCCTACCATTTTGGGGTTTTCTTTAGCGGCGaaactgaaaaaaaaattgtttcattGAGACTGTTGTGATGATGATTAAAGGTTGATCTAAAATTTTAAGTTTatgggttttttattttaaaaaaaacagcttattaggttatgcataaattatttatacgtaattaacttatctttcaataaaaACGACATTTTGGCCAAAACTACTAAGTTTTGGAGCCGAATCCTTATTGAACTCTAGTTGTACCAGAGGTCCCCTACCCGCATTGGGATGCCAACTAATTCGGCGTGCCGATTAAAGGAAAAAAATGTTCAATATCAGAAGTTATTCCAAACTCAGAAGTCAAAAATCCATCTGCTCAAAGATAAAGAGATCTTATCCATCCCATCACAACCCATAACCATTGTAGCCAAGAAATGAAACTCTAAAAGCTAGCTGACACAGGGTTAAGTCACAAAAATCTCATCTTCTTAAGTCAAACCAATCAATTCGATCCTCCGTTACAATTTACAATaccacaaaatatatatatgattcaTATTAAATCTTAAAACAAGTCATTGTCATCATTCCCACCACGAAAAAGAAAATGTTTTCACAACCAACCCTCTGCTTGttattaattaaataataatcACCAGATTTCAAAAACTTAAATTAAGctattataaaaaatttaatccCACGGATTGGTTCGAACTTGTAAATTAATTGCTACGTTATCTTTTCTTCTCTGTCTTATTATTTGACTTAATCTTTCCGATGGATGTTCACGTCAATCATGAGTTAATAATGATACACATTTGTTTGATAAAACCTTTGCCTACATTATTCCCTACCGTTCTTTTGTTAATGAGTTTTTCGTA carries:
- the LOC132634870 gene encoding homeobox protein BEL1 homolog yields the protein MAGHQESEEIKPRSMVTSTGYWYSDSNTNPNMVNHHHQLQNFEQNPEMYNLTSGMEMIGFPPNNNPHVLWKGNFLNKIGDGNSGAGPSSSKNITEQFYQHGNFTKGPADFTTSSENMLVTPTDDHHQETWHENNRTLLVDDPSLRCVFPCEGNERPSQGLSLSLCSSNPSSIGLQSFELRNQQEIGGLIHDGFLGKSANFQHQGYFNHQIRDSKYLGPAQELLGEFCSLGIKQNDSSKVQKQQQKPHQWQDHESASTSKKQPLQSLDLLELQKRKTKLLQMLEEVDRRYKHYCDQMKAVVSSFEAVAGNGAATVYSSLAARAMSRHFRCLRDGIVGQIRATKKAMGEKDSSTSLVPGSTRGETPRLRLLDQTLRQQKAFQQMNMMEAHPWRPQRGLPERSVSVLRAWLFEHFLHPYPSDVDKHILARQTGLSRSQVSNWFINARVRLWKPMVEEMYLEETKEEENNLGSPDGSKALDDMNGINHNHPQSVHIDQDQKPNLVRIDSECISSIINHRHEKNDTNKNCLQHDHHHQVQNYGVRAGDQSFGAIELDFSSYNQNSTGAIAYGNNESVQHNLGGGVSLTLGLQQHGGSGSMGLSTFSQASQSSLFYPRDDQVQYSSLLDSENQNLPYRNLMGAQLLHDLAG